One Maribacter sp. HTCC2170 genomic window, TCGCATCTAAAAACTCCTTGAGTTCTGCTTGATTCATAGTAATGGCCTACTCGTATAATCTTCCCATTCTATACCTTCAGAATCTGTAATTAGACCATCGACCATTGTAAGCTTCCTATCTGCAAGATCTGCTAATTGTCTGTTGTGCGTAACAATCACAAATGTTTGCCCAAATTTATCCCGCAATTCAAAAAAGAGCTTATGAAGATTATCAGCACTTTCAGAATCCAAATTACCACTTGGTTCATCTGCAAAAATAATCGAGGGATTATTGATTAATGAGCGCGCAACGGCCACCCTTTGTTGTTCTCCTCCCGAGAGCTCGCTCGGCTTATGGTGAATACGATGGGTAAGACCTAAAAATTCCAGTAACTCCTTTGCTTTTTTCTCAACTTCGTTTTTAGGTGTTTTTTTTATAAAGGCAGGAATACAAACGTTTTCCAGAGCTGTGAATTCAGGAAGAAGTTGATGAAACTGGAAAATAAAACCTATATGTTCATTTCTGAATTTTGCAAGGTCTTTATCGGAGAGGTCCGTTACTTCAATATCATTGATAAGCAATCTGCTGTCGACCTTGTTACTTTGAACATCCAAAGTTCCAAGAATCTGTAAAAGTGTTGTTTTTCCAGCTCCGGAGGCTCCTACAATAGAAACTACTTCCCCCTTTTTCACATGAATATCAACTCCCTTAAGAACCTGTAATTCACCGTAAAATTTCTGGATATTGGTTGCTTGGATCATTTAAACCTTTTTTAGCAGCATGAAAATTAGTCATTACTAAAGACATACCAAAACAACATTGTGTTTATCAAGAATGGATTGTAGATTTGTTTTACTTATTTAAACCTTAAATTGTGAAGATGTAATTTTCTTAAACGATTGTAGACTTACTTTAGAGTCGAAAAAATACATCAGAAAACAAGAAACTAAATGAAATCATATAAAAGTTTAGAGGAATACAATTTGGAAATAACAAACGATGTTAAAGACAGGTATTCAAAAATTATTGAAGAAATAGGGGAAGATGTTTCACGTGAAGGTTTGGTGAAAACTCCTGAACGTGCTGCAAAAGCAATGCTTTTCCTTACCCAAGGTTATCAACAAGACGCTGCCGAAATTTTGAAAAGTGCGATGTTTCAAGAATCTTACAATGAAATGGTCATTGTAAAGGATATTGAGCTGTATTCGCTTTGTGAGCACCACATGCTTCCCTTTTTTGGAAAAGCGCATATAGCTTACATTCCTAACGGGCAGATTGTTGGATTAAGCAAATTACCCAGAATTGTTGATGTTTTTGCTCGAAGGTTACAGGTACAAGAACGATTGACTGAGCAGATATTGGATTGTATAAATGATACCTTAAAACCACAAGGTGTTGCAGTTGTTATTGAAGCTGCGCATATGTGTATGATGATGCGAGGAGTTCAGAAACAGAATTCTGTAACTACAACTTCGGGATTTAGGGGTAATTTTGAAAAGGAGGAAACAAGAAATGAATTTTTGAAATTGATAAGTTCCAGTCTGTCCTAAGAAGCTTTGTTTTTACCACTAAACTGGCATCTTTGTTGTAGTGCTTAAGTTGAATTCATAAATTTAAATATGTCAAAAAACAAAGATAAGAAGTACCAAACCCTTTTATTGGGGTTATTGTTCGACGGTATTGGAATGCTTTCATTCGTTGTACCCCTTATTGGTGACTTTGCCGATGTTATATGGGCGCCTTTAGCGGGTTGGCTAATGACACAACTGTATAAAGGAAAAGTAGGTCAGGCAGCTGGGGTATTCACTTTTATTGAAGAAATTATACCTGGTTTAGATGTTGTTCCCACCTTTACAATTATGTGGATATATACGTATGTATTAAAAGGAAAAAAGAAAAAAGGGAGAATTATTGAGGTCGATACGGATTGATCGACCCCAATACAATTTAAAATGTCTATTACAGATTTACTGTAACTCCCAAAGATATATTCCTTCCAATGTTATTTATTCCATCTACCTTTAATCTAGATAAATGAGACACATAACTTTTATCAAGAATATTGTTACCACTTAGGCGTACTTCACACAAGGTTTTGTTAATTGAAAAGTTACCTCCAAAACCAATATTCAATAGGCTATACCCATCAGTCGCTGATTCAAATTCACCTGTCTTGTTCTGGTCAAATACAGATTTCAATGTGATAAAAGCATATTTATTCTTTACTCTGGTTGTGCTTGAATTTGATTCAAACCTCAATGTATTTGATAAACTGTTCGCAGGAATCAAAGGTAAATTATCACCTGTTTTCTTTTTTCCCACAACCATTTCGAAACTACTTTCATAATGTAACCAGTCTAGAGGGTGTGGATGAATATGAAAACCCATTTCACCGCCATATAATTCAGCATTTTCCTGAGTATATTCAAATACATCTTCTTCTTCCAGAACTGTCCCGTTTGGTTGAATAAAAATATAATCGTTGATAGAATTATAGAAGCCGTTGATGAAAAACTCGACATGCTCATTGCTGTATTCTAATGATATATCCGTTTGGATATTTTTTTCATGGGTTAAATCGCTGTTACCCAATTCGTATCTATTGGTTCCTTCATGAGTACCATTTGAGGTTAATTCCGCTAAGTTTGGAGCTCTAAATCCTGTGGCGAAATTTACCCGAGAAATAACATGTTCCAGTACATTGAATTTGTATCCAATTGCAGCATTGAAGCTGTTGAAATCAAGGTTCAAGTTTTCAAAAGCCCCATCACCAGTTGCTTCTGTGTCTAGATTTCTACGATCATACCTTAAACCTAATTGTAGTCCGCTTTCATCTTTAAAATGAATATGCGAGGTAAGTAATACGCCAATATCATTGGTGCTGGCATCAGGAATAAGCATTTCTTCCCCGAAGTTCTCATTTTTCTGATTCATTCCTTGGATACCAACTATAGTTTCTAAATTATCCCATTTAGGTAAATGGTATTGTATACTATAACTCAATGTTGAAAGGTTCATATGAAGGGCAGGTCCTTCCTCTTCATGCCCTTCTTCCTCTTCTTCCTCTTCTTCCTCATGATGGTGTTCTTCAAATTCTTTTCGCTTATTGAAAGTGTACCCTATTGTGGTTTCAATCAAAGAGTTTTCCAAAAAGAATTTACTCTTGGAACTTAACATATGATTACTTATTTCCTGAAATGGCATTGCCAGCGTTCTGGTTTTTGTTTGAGTACCCATTTCTTCAGGAATACCTAATTTGGAATAATTAAGATTATACCTTAATTCAGAAGTAACGTTGGTTGTCTGATAACCAACACCCGTTTTCAGGTCATTTTCTCTAAACCTTGAATTTGTCAATCTTGAACCATCTCCTGTTTTATAATCAACATGTGAGGTATGACCACCACGTACTAAAAACTTAAAATGCTCGGAAGAGGTCGCAAGTCCTGCATTAATACCAACACCTTCGGTATTTGTATAATAGTTCATGTTCACATCACCTTTTGTTTCATTAGGCAATGCGAATTTTTCAGGATTAAAATAAAGTACACCACCCATGGCATCTGAACCATAGAGTAGGGAAGCGGGCCCCTTAATAACTTCCACATTATCAATACCGGCTTCATTTAAACCTAAACCATGTTCATCACCGTATTGTTGGTTTTCCATTCTTATTCCTTGAGAGTATACCAATACTCTATTGGCACTTAAACCCCTAATTACCGGTTTACCTATACCTACACCTGTCGAAATAGTTTCTACTCCAGCTATTTTGGTTATTCCATCTGATAAGGTTATGGCACCATTGGATTTAAGCTCTTTAAGGTTCGCGCGTTCAACTTTCATTACGTTTTCACTCTGTAATTTGTGAAAAGGGGTAGATACGATTACCTCTTCCATTTCTATTGCACTTGGCAACATGCTTATGTTCAGGGTTTTTTCTTCTTGATTATTTAGATTTACATGGATTGATTGCGTTTCGAACCCAATAGATGAGATAATTAATTCGAAATCTCCATTTGGAATAGACCTGAATATAAAATAACCAGCTGAATCAGTGGTAGTTCCTTTTTCTAGCTCAGGAAAATATAGGGCTACTTGTTCTAAAGGTTCTTTTTGTTCGGTACTAGTAACGGTACCAGAAATACTGTTTTGTGCAAAGCCCATATGCAATGGCAATGCAATCATTATGAATAACAATAGTTGCTTCATTCTAATAAGATTAATGTTAATGTAAAAATTAATTAAAGCGGAATAATCTATGAAGCAATAGGAGGGCCACGTAAGGCAAAATGAAGTTTTTGATATTTACTTAAAAAGGTGTATTGAGAAGTAATTTCTTTAGGGTTATGAACAGTCAGAGGATCGGGAGCCTCAGTCAAAGACGAGCTAAATTGAGGTGACAGATTAAAATCTTGAAAGTCACAATCCAGTTCAACTTCATGTAAATGCAGTTCACCAACAGCCTCACAAACAAAATGTTTGTGTTCATTTAAGGCATGGGACAGTTTTACTATTGTTGGTGTAAACAAAAACACGATCAATAGTATTGATAGAATAGCTATGAAATCTTTTTGTCGAAATAATTTCATTCCTCAAATTTAACCATAATTTATGTTTAAATTCTGTTAAGAAAAGGGTAATTTATTTGAGAAGAAAACCTAATCCAATTCGTCGTAACATCTTTTTCTCAAAATTCCAGAAAAATTTAAATTGACCAAAAAGCCACCCAAAAACCACTAACAAAACCTGATAAATTGGGAAGATAAGTAGGATGCGGATTATCCAATACAACCAAGCATTTGTCGTTTCTCTATCAAGACCGATCAAATCGGTGACCGGTGCGGCTAACTTTGCAGCAGCAGAACCCGTTACCGCAAATACGATAAAAATCATAATAATCTGAAAATTGGATTCAATGCCCCAACGCTGCTTTAATTTCTCCATTTCGGGATTTTGTTAAAGCGCAAATATACTTTTTAAATCCGAGGGACAAAAGGCCCTAAGCGTTGGTTGTATTTACGTTGAAAATATATAAAATAATTATGGAGTTTATAATTGACTTCATATCCATAATCAATAGTTGGGGAATAGTCTATTCGTAGTTCGTACAAATTTGCATTAAAGCGCTGTGGTTGCAAA contains:
- a CDS encoding ABC transporter ATP-binding protein, giving the protein MIQATNIQKFYGELQVLKGVDIHVKKGEVVSIVGASGAGKTTLLQILGTLDVQSNKVDSRLLINDIEVTDLSDKDLAKFRNEHIGFIFQFHQLLPEFTALENVCIPAFIKKTPKNEVEKKAKELLEFLGLTHRIHHKPSELSGGEQQRVAVARSLINNPSIIFADEPSGNLDSESADNLHKLFFELRDKFGQTFVIVTHNRQLADLADRKLTMVDGLITDSEGIEWEDYTSRPLL
- the folE gene encoding GTP cyclohydrolase I FolE; this translates as MKSYKSLEEYNLEITNDVKDRYSKIIEEIGEDVSREGLVKTPERAAKAMLFLTQGYQQDAAEILKSAMFQESYNEMVIVKDIELYSLCEHHMLPFFGKAHIAYIPNGQIVGLSKLPRIVDVFARRLQVQERLTEQILDCINDTLKPQGVAVVIEAAHMCMMMRGVQKQNSVTTTSGFRGNFEKEETRNEFLKLISSSLS
- a CDS encoding TonB-dependent receptor, producing MKQLLLFIMIALPLHMGFAQNSISGTVTSTEQKEPLEQVALYFPELEKGTTTDSAGYFIFRSIPNGDFELIISSIGFETQSIHVNLNNQEEKTLNISMLPSAIEMEEVIVSTPFHKLQSENVMKVERANLKELKSNGAITLSDGITKIAGVETISTGVGIGKPVIRGLSANRVLVYSQGIRMENQQYGDEHGLGLNEAGIDNVEVIKGPASLLYGSDAMGGVLYFNPEKFALPNETKGDVNMNYYTNTEGVGINAGLATSSEHFKFLVRGGHTSHVDYKTGDGSRLTNSRFRENDLKTGVGYQTTNVTSELRYNLNYSKLGIPEEMGTQTKTRTLAMPFQEISNHMLSSKSKFFLENSLIETTIGYTFNKRKEFEEHHHEEEEEEEEEGHEEEGPALHMNLSTLSYSIQYHLPKWDNLETIVGIQGMNQKNENFGEEMLIPDASTNDIGVLLTSHIHFKDESGLQLGLRYDRRNLDTEATGDGAFENLNLDFNSFNAAIGYKFNVLEHVISRVNFATGFRAPNLAELTSNGTHEGTNRYELGNSDLTHEKNIQTDISLEYSNEHVEFFINGFYNSINDYIFIQPNGTVLEEEDVFEYTQENAELYGGEMGFHIHPHPLDWLHYESSFEMVVGKKKTGDNLPLIPANSLSNTLRFESNSSTTRVKNKYAFITLKSVFDQNKTGEFESATDGYSLLNIGFGGNFSINKTLCEVRLSGNNILDKSYVSHLSRLKVDGINNIGRNISLGVTVNL
- a CDS encoding DUF6787 family protein is translated as MEKLKQRWGIESNFQIIMIFIVFAVTGSAAAKLAAPVTDLIGLDRETTNAWLYWIIRILLIFPIYQVLLVVFGWLFGQFKFFWNFEKKMLRRIGLGFLLK